The Podospora bellae-mahoneyi strain CBS 112042 chromosome 7, whole genome shotgun sequence genome includes a window with the following:
- the RPC19 gene encoding RNA polymerase subunit AC19 (COG:K; EggNog:ENOG503P58J), with the protein MAARPDSEDIAMDDAPTSHQPEVKDDTMVDDAGEDVEEEEDYEEEEEEEEEEVQRVKLLPGSTETAASFEFSNEGHTLGNALRYVIMRNPEVEFCAYAIPHPSEAKMNVRIQTFEGTTAIEALEKGLRDIQELCDVVTDKFVAAADDFEKKKAAAA; encoded by the exons ATGGCTGCCAGACCTGACTCGGAGGACATCGCCATGGACGATGCGCCCACCTCTCACCAGCCTGAGGTTAAGGATGATACTATGGTCGATGATGCGGGCGAGGAcgtagaggaggaggaggattatgaggaggaggaggaggaggaggaggaggaggttcagAGGGTGAAACTG CTTCCTGGGTCAACGGAAACTGCTGCCTCGTTCGAGTTTTCCAATGAGGGTCACACACTCGGCAATGCTCTCAGATATGTCATCATGAGAAA TCCCGAGGTTGAATTCTGTGCTTATGCCATCCCTCATCCATCAGAAGCTAAGATGAACGTCAGAATCCAAACTTTCG AAGGAACGACCGCAATCGAAGCTCTTGAGAAGGGCCTCCGGGACATTCAGGAGCTCTGCGACGTCGTCACTGACAAGTTTGTGGCGGCGGCAGACGACTttgagaaaaagaaagccGCTGCTGCATAG
- the NdufA6 gene encoding ndufa6 NADH-ubiquinone oxidoreductase subunit (EggNog:ENOG503P2TN; COG:C): MAISPTQFAVTTRQSANWADARSRVLTAYRAWIRAAPEIQTMYSIPQPVSAIRTRIRQEFERHRFVNKLPVVDMLLLQNNADYQETMNFWRQTTHLMNYFKDENFRGEKILPSNFVSGFLEGRN; the protein is encoded by the exons ATGGCCATCTCACCTACCCAATTCGCTGTTACCACGCGGCAAT CGGCCAATTGGGCCGACGCGAGAAGCAGAGTGCTTACAGCCTATCGGGCATGGATTCGGGCG GCGCCTGAGATCCAGACCATGTACTCGATCCCCCAACCCGTCTCCGCCATCCGCACCCGCATCAGACAGGAGTTCGAGCGTCACAGATTCGTCAACAAGCTCCCCGTTGTCGATATGCTCCTTTTGCAGAACAATGCCGACTACCAA GAAACCATGAACTTCTGGCGTCAAACCACACACTTGATGAACTACTTCAAGGATGAGAACTTCAGGGGCGAGAAGATCCTACCCTCAAACTTCGTTTCCGGTTTCCTGGAG GGCCGCAACTAG
- the BUD31 gene encoding Component of the SF3b subcomplex of the U2 snRNP (EggNog:ENOG503P1XY; BUSCO:EOG092652KR; COG:K), which translates to MPPIRPSSKRKPPPDGFSDIEEDLLIFSNKMKDAQNAPSDNIPKHQAQWPIFQISHQRSRYIYELYYEKEAISKQLYDWLLKNGYADAALIAKWKKQGYEKLCCLRCIQTKETNFNSTCVCRVPRAQMKGEDREVQCVSCGCRGCASTD; encoded by the coding sequence ATGCCCCCCAtccgcccctcctccaaacgcAAGCCCCCCCCCGATGGCTTCTCCGACATAGAAGAAGACCTCCTAatcttctccaacaagaTGAAAGACGCCCAAAACGCCCCCTCAGACAACATCCCCAAGCACCAAGCCCAATGGCCCATCTTCCAAATCTCTCACCAGCGCTCCCGCTACATCTACGAGCTCTACTACGAAAAGGAGGCGATATCCAAGCAGCTCTACGACTGGCTCCTCAAAAACGGTTACGCCGACGCGGCGCTCATCGCAAAATGGAAGAAGCAGGGGTATGAGAAGCTGTGCTGCCTGAGGTGCATTCAGACAAAGGAGACAAATTTTAACTCTACCTGCGTGTGCAGGGTGCCGAGGGCGCagatgaagggggaggataggGAGGTTCAGTGCGTTAGTTGTGGGTGTAGGGGTTGTGCTTCTACTGACTGA
- a CDS encoding hypothetical protein (COG:U; EggNog:ENOG503P230), which yields MGKRAREYDEAPGDPGSAFTTVLLSISNGSEPLTKVPATSEPDPTATQVPAAKITELDPSLITTTKTNNPMPCSLPPHKEPITFSSYQEYESHYRNEHTNRCLECRKNFPSSHLLSLHISENHDVFIQVKRDKGERTYTCFVETCDKVCMTPQKRQMHLIAKHMYPKNFFFGVTRYGIDGRRSLLLDENKEGSDKKTDSNGNRRPSLAPVSSESQQQHSQDSTPPVNTEKPVSAAAKPEDNEMQVEPASSERKPDVEMDHISTAMSALQFVPRGVRFGRGKRAGFAKR from the exons ATGGGAAAACGCGCAAGGGAATATGACGAGGCCCCCGGTGATCCGGGCTCAGCCTTCACTACTGTTctcctcagcatcagcaacGGATCCGAACCTCTAACCAAAGTCCCCGCTACTTCCGAACCAGATCCTACAGCCACCCAAGTGCCAGCAGCCAAAATCACCGAGTTGGATccttccctcatcaccaccaccaagaccaacaaTCCCATGCCCTGCTCCCTCCCACCGCACAAAGAACCAATCACCTTCTCATCCTACCAAGAATACGAATCTCACTACCGCAACGAACACACCAACCGCTGCCTCGAATGCCGCAAAAactttccttcttcccatctCCTCAGCTTGCACATCAGTGAAAATCACGATGTCTTCATCCAAGTCAAGCGAGACAAGGGAGAGCGCACA TACACCTGTTTCGTAGAAACATGCGATAAAGTCTGTATGACGCCACAAAAGAGGCAGATGCACCTCATCGCCAAGCACATGTACCCCAAGAACTTCTTCTTTGGGGTCACGCGGTATGGTATTGATGGGCGACGGTCGCTGCTGCTTGATGAGAACAAGGAGGGCAGTGATAAGAAAACCGACAGCAACGGCAACAGGAGGCCGAGTCTTGCGCCTGTCTCTTCAGAatcccaacagcagcacagcCAAGACAGCACGCCACCTGTCAACACAGAAAAGCCAGTTTCAGCAGCCGCCAAACCCGAGGATAACGAGATGCAAGTTGAACCTGCTAGTTCTGAGCGCAAGCCGGATGTGGAAATGGATCACATCTCGACTGCCATGTCGGCTCTCCAGTTCGTGCCAAGAGGCGTACGATTTGGCCGTGGCAAAAGGGCCGGTTTCGCGAAACGATAG
- a CDS encoding hypothetical protein (EggNog:ENOG503NX8Y; COG:A): protein MATPAAATTVGTTTAKIPEIDEVWKAAQKLRGTIVKELEQVQGREAANEVARFEKVEKLMEHYRLACVEVIWPDFRVTKEKHVEDTLWQVHTLITKAYRKVLGRLNGNDNAVLRRRVERLYAAYLKTAQYFYKGWLQRVCARYNIKDLQRIARVIGIEMSVPKAHTVDAAAHRLDEIVRDSCHKTLIYLGDLARYRTLLRNKDRNWDNALSYYFLANDLAPESGYGHHQCGVIYAEVDDHLHIVYHMYRAMVCDKPHPNAAPNLEREFRDIQKKRGGDARQVFITWFLKLQAFYYQGKEFSERKELENEVDHRLAVAMKSGTLFKSDQDLLKIILINITSYAACAQKVQDKWTEEGSRSCQYLLLLNIRTIHIISKLLRDELNELVKRQPVETTLAQEQSKFTPVFARVLPFLRVYMAWLCFYSTELKQYQEHLEPQFGDMCKMLSMALGLLLEFVANAQEPGKIVPWRFAEDELTLGVNCLNGPELKGCQLYCDPFSKQPKPRRDESPEDEYSNDDITWSRMLHIALCAFELATPGSPFPLVTATASSKDAEGYATVVYHEGPKHLPPSVQSPQPASSASTTTAAPAPPAAVATPAHVPAEVVAVPSPSDSVELSEDQEFYGERLRRASVIAKHSTSKKNAQPAAQSESISHSAEAIRASQPAQNSDFLPIENQIFNILNDFLSPPETRSAQKPETPTRLVPEDSTSYGMGSSTANEVFGAASSSPGPNPGSATGKTFPTLPWSYFLDSGAGGPAQKNGGRSAGSNGWDTAMSSRPASQGSPAHLAGSHGFNNPLAHHQHRSSASGSFSRDRVNQLQGYSRDPWQQTGKSMASQGRTASNPLSQQNIWGPSSSPFSGSHNFSANPSSLPSVNSPMGLPMRTSGLGYQQSNTAARSPLSGNPLRAYPNGADGGHINPPPGFGGNAAAALADSVYTTSPGAHGHSHQTYGYQDAITAQQQQMLAMMRGNVNAENNWNGFNTASKPSQTLPPGLQNQMYGGAFASQLGNQQQQQQQQQAIRKAENLPKR from the exons ATGGCCACGCCGGCTGCTGCGACCACCGTgggcaccaccacggccaagATACCCGAGATTGATGAGGTCTGGAA GGCTGCGCAGAAACTCCGTGGTACGATTGTCAAGGAACTGGAGCAGGTACAGGGCAGAGAAGCTGCCAACGAGGTGGCTCGCTTCGAGAAAGTCGAGAAGTTGATGGAGCA TTATCGCCTTGCCTGTGTTGAGGTCATCTGGCCCGACTTCCGAGTTACCAAGGAGAAGCACGTCGAGGACACTCTTTGGCAAGTTCACACATTGATCACCAAGGCCTACCGAAAGGTGCTTGGTAGGTTGAACGGCAACGACAATGCCGTACTTCGACGTAGAGTTGAGCGGTTATACGCCGCCTACTTGAAGACTGCGCAGTACTTCTACAAGGGTTGGCTGCAGAGAGTGTGCGCTCGGTATAACATCAAGGATCTTCAACGCATAGCGCGCGTTATTGGCATCGAGATGTCTGTCCCAAAGGCCCACACGGTTGACGCTGCTGCTCATAGACTGGATGAGATTGTCAGGGACTCGTGCCACAAGACGCTCATCTACCTGGGAGACCTTGCTCGATATCGCACTCTTCTTCGCAACAAGGACCGCAACTGGGATAATGCGCTGTCGTACTACTTTCTCGCGAACGACCTGGCCCCAGAGTCAGGCTATGGCCACCACCAGTGCGGCGTCATCTACGCCGAGGTTGACGATCACTTGCACATCGTTTATCACATGTACCGCGCAATGGTCTGTGACAAGCCGCATCCAAATGCTGCGCCGAACCTTGAGCGAGAGTTCCGCGAcatccagaagaagagaggcgGGGATGCCAGACAGGTCTTCATCACTTGGTTTCTGAAGCTTCAGGCCTTCTACTACCAGGGCAAAGAATTCTCTGAGCGTAAGGAACTCGAGAATGAAGTTGACCATCGTCTGGCCGTCGCCATGAAATCAGGCACACTTTTCAAATCGGACCAAGATTTGCTCAAAATCATTCTGATCAATATCACAAGCTATGCCGCTTGCGCGCAGAAGGTTCAGG ACAAATGGACTGAGGAGGGATCTCGCTCATGCCAATAtctgctccttctcaacatTCGCACTATCCACATCATCTCAAAGCTGCTCCGAGACGAGCTTAACGAGCTGGTCAAACGTCAACCAGTGGAGACCACTCTAGCGCAAGAACAGAGCAAGTTCACGCCCGTCTTCGCCCGCGTCTTGCCTTTCCTGCGCGTGTACATGGCTTGGCTATGCTTCTACAGCACTGAGCTGAAGCAGTACCAGGAGCACTTGGAGCCTCAATTTGGCGACATGTGCAAGATGCTCAGCATGGCCTTGGGTCTCCTCCTGGAGTTCGTAGCAAACGCTCAAGAGCCTGGAAAGATTGTTCCGTGGCGTTTTGCCGAAGACGAGCTCACACTCGGTGTGAACTGCCTCAACGGCCCAGAGTTGAAGGGCTGCCAGCTCTATTGCGACCCGTTTAGCAAGCAACCCAAGCCGCGACGGGATGAGTCCCCTGAGGATGAGTACTCAAACGACGACATTACTTGGAGCAGGATGCTGCACATTGCGCTCTGTGCTTTCGAGTTGGCGACTCCGGGATCCCCGTTTCCGCTCGTCACTGCTACGGCCTCTTCCAAGGACGCGGAGGGATATGCGACCGTCGTGTACCACGAAGGCCCAAAACACTTACCGCCAAGCGTCCAGAGCCCGCAACCGGCCTCCTCTGCTTCTACAACCACCGCAGCCCCTGCGCCTCCTGCAGCCGTTGCCACGCCGGCTCATGTACCTGCGGAAGTAGTAGCAGTCCCAAGCCCGTCAGACTCTGTTGAACTCTCGGAAGACCAAGAGTTCTATGGAGAGCGATTGCGCCGCGCCAGTGTCATTGCCAAGCACTCTACAAGCAAGAAAAACGCTCAGCCCGCAGCGCAAAGCGAGAGTATCTCTCACTCCGCTGAGGCCATCcgagccagccagccagcgcAGAACTCAGACTTCCTTCCTATTGAGAATCAGATCTTCAACATCCTTAATGATTTCCTTAGCCCGCCGGAGACTCGCTCTGCCCAGAAGCCCGAAACGCCAACTCGACTGGTCCCCGAGGACAGCACCTCCTACGGTATGGGTTCCTCCACGGCCAATGAGGTCTTCGGTGCCGCTTCATCGAGCCCTGGTCCAAACCCAGGTTCTGCCACGGGCAAGACCTTTCCCACGTTGCCATGGTCTTACTTTTTGGACTCGGGGGCTGGTGGGCCAGCTCAGAAGAATGGTGGAAGGAGTGCAGGATCGAATGGCTGGGACACCGCCATGTCTTCAAGACCGGCCAGCCAAGGCAGTCCAGCCCATCTTGCCGGCAGCCACGGTTTTAACAATCCACTGgcgcaccatcaacaccgctCTTCTGCTTCAGGCTCGTTCTCCAGGGACCGTGTAAACCAGCTTCAAGGCTATAGCCGTGACCCCTGGCAGCAAACTGGAAAAAGCATGGCTTCCCAAGGTAGGACTGCTTCGAATCCTCTTTCACAGCAGAACATTTGGGGCCCGTCTAGCTCGCCCTTCTCTGGATCGCACAACTTCTCTGCCAACCCGTCCAGCCTCCCTTCAGTCAACAGCCCTATGGGCTTGCCAATGAGAACTTCTGGACTTGGTTACCAGCAAAGCAACACGGCAGCTCGCTCACCTCTCTCCGGCAACCCTCTCCGTGCCTATCCAAATGGTGCGGACGGCGGCCATATCAACCCGCCTCCTGGGTTTGGTGGCAATGCTGCTGCGGCTCTGGCAGACTCGGTTtacaccacctctcccgGCGCGCATGGCCATAGTCATCAGACTTATGGGTACCAGgacgccatcaccgcccagcagcagcagatgctggcgatgatgagaggCAATGTCAACGCTGAGAACAACTGGAACGGGTTCAACACGGCTTCCAAGCCCTCGCAGACTCTGCCGCCGGGGCTTCAGAACCAGATGTATGGTGGTGCGTTTGCTTCGCAGCTGGgtaaccagcagcagcagcagcagcagcagcaggctaTACGCAAGGCGGAAAACCTTCCTAAGCGCTGA